One region of Pseudomonas glycinae genomic DNA includes:
- a CDS encoding glycosyltransferase family 4 protein translates to MRVLHFFKTYLPDSVGGIEQVIFQLCESGAQHGIEGQVLTLSAHPEPAMVRLGQHEVHRAKLDIQFASTGFSWSVFKQFRELAAEAEVINYHFPWPFMDLVHFASGVNKPTVVTYHSDIIRQKHLLKLYRPLMNRFLASADRIVAASPNYLHTSDVLQQFQAKTRVIPYGLNKAGYPPPDIERMNRWRQQLGDKFFLFVGVMRYYKGLHILLDALKDVDYPVVIVGAGPLEQALHAQAAALGLRNIHFLGRLSDEDKVALLQLSYAIVFPSHLRSEAFGISLLEGAMYGKPMISSEIGTGTSYINIHNETGLVVPPSHPQAFREAMRTLWENPALAAEMGLKAEARYRQLFTADEMGRKWTELYQELLEEKALSYA, encoded by the coding sequence ATGCGAGTTCTTCATTTCTTCAAGACGTACCTGCCTGACTCGGTCGGCGGTATCGAACAAGTCATCTTTCAACTCTGCGAGAGTGGCGCCCAACACGGTATCGAAGGCCAGGTGCTGACCCTCAGCGCCCATCCAGAACCTGCGATGGTGCGCCTGGGCCAGCACGAGGTGCATCGGGCAAAACTGGATATCCAGTTCGCCTCCACCGGTTTTTCCTGGAGCGTGTTCAAACAGTTTCGCGAACTGGCCGCCGAAGCGGAAGTGATCAACTACCACTTTCCGTGGCCGTTCATGGACTTGGTGCATTTCGCCAGCGGCGTGAACAAACCGACGGTGGTGACGTACCACTCGGACATCATTCGCCAGAAGCACCTGCTCAAACTGTATCGCCCGCTGATGAACCGTTTCCTCGCCAGCGCCGACCGGATCGTCGCGGCTTCGCCGAACTATCTGCACACCAGCGATGTGTTGCAGCAATTTCAGGCCAAGACCCGCGTCATCCCGTATGGCTTGAACAAGGCCGGTTATCCACCGCCCGATATCGAGCGCATGAACCGCTGGCGGCAGCAGCTTGGGGATAAGTTTTTCCTGTTCGTCGGGGTGATGCGTTATTACAAAGGCCTTCACATCCTGCTCGACGCCTTGAAAGACGTGGATTACCCGGTGGTGATCGTCGGCGCCGGCCCGCTGGAGCAGGCACTGCACGCCCAGGCCGCCGCGCTGGGTCTGCGTAACATTCATTTCCTCGGTCGTTTGAGCGACGAAGACAAGGTCGCCCTGCTGCAACTGAGCTACGCCATCGTCTTCCCGTCGCACCTGCGCTCGGAAGCGTTCGGCATTTCGCTGCTCGAAGGCGCGATGTATGGCAAACCGATGATCTCCAGCGAGATCGGCACCGGCACCAGCTACATCAATATCCACAACGAGACGGGACTGGTGGTGCCACCGAGTCATCCACAGGCGTTTCGCGAAGCGATGCGCACCCTGTGGGAAAATCCGGCTCTCGCTGCCGAAATGGGCCTCAAGGCCGAGGCCCGCTATCGGCAGTTATTCACAGCCGATGAAATGGGCCGCAAATGGACCGAGCTGTATCAGGAGCTGCTGGAGGAAAAGGCGTTGTCCTACGCCTGA
- a CDS encoding glycosyltransferase family 4 protein, whose translation MRIALNARILQAPRTGIGHYVAELVNALHAETDIELALFHGWGWSSQLPQAAMPGYSRLTPLLRQIPGAYQARRWLEQKRFDQGPAQPVDLYHEPSLWPLAFDGPTVITLHDLTHLHFPETQPPARLREIERRLADGVRQARIILTDSQAIADEARDYFGLPAERFVVAPLGVAERFHPREPQDIDAVLKAHAVEYREYFLCVGTLEPRKNLNLALRAHALLPDPVRQRFPLLIVGMAGWQRDQFSEELNQALACGHVCLLGYLPDEQVAQLLAGARALIFPSLYEGFGLPVLEAMASGTPVVLTRSSAMPEVAGDAGNYIEADDADGLRNAMSRLIDDQAHWQACREAGLQQARLFSWKRCAQATAGAYHQAMGG comes from the coding sequence ATGCGCATAGCCCTTAACGCCCGCATTCTCCAGGCGCCGCGCACCGGCATCGGCCATTACGTGGCCGAACTGGTGAATGCCTTGCACGCTGAAACCGATATCGAGCTGGCGCTGTTCCATGGCTGGGGCTGGAGCTCGCAACTGCCGCAAGCGGCGATGCCCGGTTATTCGCGTCTGACGCCGCTGCTGCGGCAGATCCCCGGGGCCTATCAGGCCCGCCGCTGGCTGGAGCAGAAACGCTTCGATCAGGGCCCGGCACAACCGGTCGATCTGTATCACGAACCGAGCCTGTGGCCGCTGGCCTTCGATGGCCCGACCGTGATCACCCTGCACGATCTTACGCACCTGCATTTCCCCGAAACCCAGCCGCCGGCCCGGCTGCGGGAAATCGAACGGCGGCTCGCCGATGGCGTACGCCAGGCGCGGATCATTCTGACCGACTCGCAAGCCATCGCTGATGAGGCCCGGGACTATTTCGGACTGCCTGCCGAGCGCTTCGTGGTCGCGCCGCTGGGTGTCGCCGAGCGTTTCCATCCGCGCGAGCCGCAGGACATCGATGCGGTGCTCAAGGCCCATGCGGTCGAGTATCGGGAGTATTTCCTCTGCGTCGGCACTCTGGAGCCACGCAAGAACCTCAACCTGGCCCTGCGCGCCCATGCGCTGTTACCGGACCCCGTGCGCCAGCGTTTCCCGCTGTTGATCGTCGGCATGGCCGGCTGGCAGCGCGACCAGTTCAGTGAAGAATTGAATCAGGCCCTGGCTTGCGGGCACGTGTGCCTGCTCGGCTATTTGCCCGATGAGCAAGTCGCGCAATTGCTGGCCGGTGCCCGGGCACTGATTTTTCCGTCGCTGTATGAAGGTTTCGGCCTGCCGGTGCTGGAAGCGATGGCCAGCGGCACGCCGGTGGTGCTCACCCGCTCTTCGGCCATGCCGGAAGTGGCGGGAGACGCCGGCAACTATATTGAAGCTGACGATGCAGACGGCTTGCGTAATGCGATGAGCCGACTGATCGATGATCAAGCGCACTGGCAGGCATGCCGGGAAGCCGGATTGCAGCAGGCACGGCTTTTTTCCTGGAAGCGTTGCGCGCAGGCCACGGCCGGCGCCTACCACCAGGCCATGGGAGGTTGA
- a CDS encoding glycosyltransferase family 4 protein: MTRLLVECTHVFKHPKVNSGIQRVVRNVIKQLPPSAEGVECVPVVLLKGQLYRVKRLAPLDSPLFNAIVTFGERLERLAHRFWQLHQRLDTRCRTKLARRVLYVGYRLTSFGAFGLPLRLVGLVNRYQMPQRCEPLQHQPGDQLVLLDSSWHSDFFLHAERLKQEGLGIVAVIYDLIPLSHPQFYDTRLVEVYSEWFDWIARNADGFMAISATVRDQLRAELQRRLDSAQVGKRWFDYFHLGSELDLQSVEAAVEPRLQKLFATPEPVFLMVSTIEPRKNHDYLLDAFDHAWANGSNVRLCIVGRIGWKCDALLARIHHHPELNRRLFMFNDLSDTSLEHAYAHASALVFPSFVEGFGLPLVEAMQRGLPAMGSDIPVFREIGGEFMAYFDLQSPQSLADLLQSFERSGRFPAARDVSDWQWIGWREAAAQLAERTARHVLEAPQVPARQHAHSP, from the coding sequence ATGACCCGCCTGCTGGTCGAATGCACCCACGTGTTCAAACACCCGAAGGTCAATTCGGGGATTCAGCGGGTGGTGCGCAACGTCATCAAACAGCTGCCGCCGAGCGCCGAAGGGGTCGAATGCGTGCCGGTGGTTCTGCTCAAGGGCCAGTTATACCGAGTGAAGCGTCTGGCGCCGCTGGATTCGCCGCTGTTCAATGCCATCGTCACGTTTGGCGAACGTCTGGAACGGTTGGCTCATCGTTTCTGGCAGCTGCATCAACGGCTGGACACCCGTTGCCGCACAAAACTGGCACGACGCGTGTTGTACGTCGGCTATCGCCTGACCTCGTTCGGTGCATTCGGGCTACCGCTGCGGCTGGTCGGGCTAGTCAATCGCTATCAAATGCCCCAACGCTGCGAGCCGCTGCAACACCAGCCGGGCGATCAACTGGTGCTGCTGGATTCGTCCTGGCATTCCGACTTTTTCCTGCATGCCGAGCGCCTCAAACAGGAAGGTCTGGGCATCGTTGCGGTGATCTACGACCTGATTCCCCTGTCCCACCCGCAGTTCTACGACACGCGGCTGGTCGAGGTGTACAGCGAGTGGTTCGACTGGATCGCCCGCAATGCCGACGGCTTTATGGCGATTTCCGCCACCGTGCGCGATCAGCTGCGTGCAGAACTGCAACGTCGCCTGGATTCGGCACAAGTCGGCAAACGCTGGTTCGACTACTTTCACCTCGGGTCGGAGCTGGATCTGCAGAGCGTCGAAGCCGCCGTCGAACCGCGTCTACAAAAGCTGTTCGCAACACCGGAGCCGGTGTTCCTGATGGTCAGCACCATCGAACCGCGCAAGAACCACGACTATCTGCTGGATGCCTTCGACCATGCCTGGGCGAACGGCTCGAACGTCCGGTTGTGCATTGTCGGGCGCATTGGCTGGAAGTGCGACGCACTGCTGGCCCGGATCCATCATCATCCCGAACTGAACCGACGCCTGTTCATGTTCAACGACTTGAGCGACACCAGCCTCGAACACGCCTACGCCCATGCCAGCGCGCTGGTGTTTCCGTCGTTCGTCGAAGGCTTTGGTCTGCCGCTGGTGGAAGCCATGCAGCGCGGGCTGCCGGCGATGGGCAGCGATATCCCGGTATTTCGCGAGATCGGCGGTGAATTCATGGCGTATTTCGATCTGCAGTCGCCGCAAAGCCTCGCCGATCTGCTGCAGAGCTTTGAGCGCAGCGGTCGATTCCCCGCCGCCCGTGATGTCAGCGACTGGCAATGGATCGGCTGGCGTGAAGCCGCCGCGCAACTGGCCGAGCGTACCGCGCGCCATGTGCTGGAGGCACCTCAGGTGCCAGCGAGGCAACATGCGCATAGCCCTTAA
- a CDS encoding ABC transporter ATP-binding protein, giving the protein MGHIRVTGLGKAYKQYPTRWSRLAEWLIPFSPMRHRQHWVLQDVNFEIAPGEAVGIVGVNGAGKSTLLKMITGTTQPTCGQIQLEGRVAALLELGMGFHPDFTGRQNAIMAGQLLGIQVEDIEALMPDIERFAEIGEAIDHPVRTYSSGMQMRLAFSVATARRPDILIVDEALSVGDAYFQHKSFDRIRSFRKAGTTLLIVSHDRSAIQSICDSAILLEGGHMVMHDKPEAVMDYYNALLAEREGQTVRQELLDGGQVRTVSGTGEAGILSVRLLDERERSIDAAEVGQPVTLEVEVEIRQDIERLVLGFMIKDRLGQAMYGINTHRQNQALEDLRAGERITYRFAFVMGLGKGNYSVALSLSRLDSHLDRNFEWRDYGLVFHVINNRQEDFVGCSWLGASTSITRHADSLAERAP; this is encoded by the coding sequence ATGGGGCACATACGCGTCACAGGCCTGGGCAAGGCCTACAAGCAGTACCCCACCCGCTGGAGTCGCCTGGCCGAATGGCTGATTCCGTTTTCGCCGATGCGCCATCGCCAGCACTGGGTGCTGCAGGACGTGAATTTCGAAATCGCCCCCGGTGAAGCGGTGGGCATTGTCGGGGTCAACGGCGCCGGGAAAAGCACCTTGCTCAAGATGATCACCGGCACCACCCAACCGACCTGCGGCCAGATTCAGCTCGAGGGCCGGGTCGCGGCGCTGCTGGAACTGGGCATGGGGTTTCATCCGGACTTCACCGGCCGACAGAACGCAATCATGGCCGGGCAACTGCTGGGCATACAGGTCGAAGACATCGAAGCACTGATGCCGGATATCGAACGCTTCGCGGAAATCGGCGAGGCCATCGATCACCCGGTGCGCACTTACTCCAGCGGCATGCAGATGCGACTGGCCTTCAGTGTCGCCACCGCGCGCCGCCCGGACATTCTGATCGTCGACGAAGCGCTGTCGGTGGGCGATGCCTACTTTCAGCACAAGAGCTTCGACCGCATCCGCAGCTTCCGCAAGGCCGGCACCACGCTGCTAATCGTGTCCCACGACCGCTCGGCGATCCAGTCGATCTGCGACTCGGCGATCCTGCTCGAAGGCGGCCACATGGTGATGCACGACAAGCCCGAAGCGGTCATGGACTACTACAACGCCCTGCTCGCCGAACGCGAAGGCCAGACCGTGCGCCAGGAGCTGCTCGACGGCGGCCAGGTACGCACCGTGTCCGGCACCGGCGAGGCCGGGATCCTCAGCGTGCGCCTGCTCGATGAACGCGAACGTTCCATCGACGCCGCCGAAGTCGGTCAGCCGGTGACCCTGGAAGTCGAGGTAGAGATTCGCCAGGACATCGAGCGGCTGGTGCTCGGCTTCATGATCAAGGATCGCCTGGGTCAGGCCATGTACGGCATCAATACCCACCGCCAGAACCAGGCACTGGAAGACTTGCGTGCGGGTGAACGCATCACCTATCGCTTCGCTTTCGTCATGGGGCTGGGCAAGGGCAATTACTCCGTCGCCCTGAGCCTGTCGCGACTGGACTCGCATCTGGACCGCAACTTCGAATGGCGTGACTACGGGCTGGTGTTCCACGTGATCAACAACCGTCAGGAAGATTTCGTCGGCTGTTCCTGGCTGGGCGCCAGCACCTCGATCACCCGCCACGCGGACAGCCTCGCGGAGCGTGCGCCATGA
- a CDS encoding ABC transporter permease, which translates to MLLSLYRSLHDYRGFILGSVKREFQARYRNSLFGALWTVLNPLSMIIVYTVIFSHIMRARLPGVDDGMAYSVYLCAGLLTWGLFSEITLRSQNMFLENANLLKKISFPRLCLPVIVLLNAGINFAIIIGLFLGFLLITGRWPGMALLALLPLLALQVLFCAGLGMILGVLNVFFRDVGQLFAICLQFWFWLTPIVYPLSILPEWVQRLLQLNPLTNLIGSYQNLFLYGQWPVWSSLLPIFVIGLLLCAVGLRLFRRRVGEMVDEL; encoded by the coding sequence ATGCTGCTTTCCCTGTACCGCTCGCTGCACGACTATCGGGGTTTCATCCTCGGTAGCGTCAAGCGGGAGTTTCAAGCGCGGTATCGCAATTCGCTGTTCGGCGCGCTGTGGACGGTACTCAACCCTCTGTCGATGATCATCGTGTACACGGTGATCTTTTCCCACATCATGCGCGCCCGTCTGCCCGGCGTGGACGACGGCATGGCCTACAGCGTCTACCTGTGCGCCGGGCTGCTGACCTGGGGCCTGTTCTCGGAAATCACCCTGCGCAGCCAGAACATGTTTCTGGAAAACGCCAACCTGCTGAAGAAAATCAGCTTCCCGCGCCTCTGCCTGCCGGTGATCGTGCTGCTCAATGCCGGAATCAACTTCGCGATCATCATCGGCCTGTTCCTCGGGTTTCTGTTGATCACCGGACGCTGGCCGGGCATGGCCCTGTTGGCACTGCTGCCGCTGCTGGCGTTGCAAGTGCTGTTCTGCGCCGGGTTGGGGATGATCCTCGGGGTGCTCAACGTATTCTTTCGCGATGTCGGGCAATTGTTCGCCATCTGTCTGCAATTCTGGTTCTGGCTGACGCCGATCGTTTACCCGCTGAGCATCCTGCCCGAGTGGGTGCAGCGTCTGCTGCAACTCAATCCGCTGACCAACCTGATCGGCAGTTACCAGAATCTGTTTCTCTATGGTCAGTGGCCGGTATGGAGTTCGCTGCTGCCGATTTTCGTGATCGGCCTGTTGTTGTGCGCAGTCGGCCTGCGCCTGTTTCGCCGGCGGGTCGGCGAAATGGTGGATGAACTCTGA
- a CDS encoding mannose-1-phosphate guanylyltransferase/mannose-6-phosphate isomerase gives MLIPVILSGGAGTRLWPVSREGHPKPFMTLPDGQSLLGKTYRRAAALLDGWGDIVTVTNREYYFQSKDHYQAAHLTRHRGHFLLEPTGRNTAPAIAAAALSLQALHGDAAIMVVMPADHLIVNEEALKSAVEHAVNLAKDGYLVTFGVVPTAPETGFGYIETGAPLNDRGAAKVQRFVEKPDLQTATHYLESGNFLWNSGMFCFSTATVIAELALHAPELLEQTRACMAASEPVETAGCLQQELSAQLFAEITDISIDYALMERSEKVVVVPAGFDWSDIGSWSAVAALVPADTDNNRASGEAIFIDSRNNFVQSEGRLVAAVGVQDLIVIDTADAVLVAHADRAQDVRRVAKQLKDKSHEAYRLHRTVSRPWGTYTVLEEGPRFKIKRIVVKPGGKLSLQMHHHRNEHWVVVEGMAKVTNNGSGTTLVAKNESTFIAAGHKHRLENPGVIDLVIIEVQSGEYLGEDDIVRFEDQYGRTV, from the coding sequence ATGCTGATCCCCGTGATTCTGTCCGGCGGTGCCGGCACCCGTTTGTGGCCGGTGTCCCGGGAGGGCCATCCCAAGCCGTTCATGACCCTGCCCGACGGCCAGTCGCTGCTGGGCAAGACCTACCGCCGCGCCGCCGCGCTGCTGGACGGCTGGGGCGACATTGTCACGGTGACCAACCGCGAGTATTACTTCCAGAGCAAGGATCACTATCAGGCCGCGCACCTGACCCGCCATCGCGGGCACTTCCTGCTTGAGCCCACCGGGCGCAACACCGCGCCGGCCATTGCGGCGGCGGCACTGTCGCTGCAAGCGCTGCATGGTGATGCGGCAATCATGGTGGTGATGCCCGCCGACCATTTGATCGTCAATGAAGAGGCGCTCAAAAGCGCGGTCGAACACGCGGTCAATCTGGCGAAGGACGGCTATCTGGTGACCTTCGGCGTGGTGCCGACCGCCCCGGAAACCGGCTTCGGTTACATCGAGACCGGCGCCCCGCTGAATGACCGGGGTGCGGCCAAGGTCCAGCGTTTCGTGGAAAAACCCGACCTGCAAACCGCCACCCATTACCTGGAAAGCGGCAACTTCCTGTGGAATTCGGGGATGTTCTGCTTCTCCACCGCAACGGTGATTGCCGAACTGGCGCTGCACGCCCCCGAGTTGCTGGAACAGACGCGCGCCTGCATGGCCGCCAGCGAACCGGTGGAAACCGCCGGTTGCCTGCAACAGGAATTGTCCGCTCAGCTGTTCGCCGAAATCACCGACATCTCCATCGACTACGCCTTGATGGAGCGTTCGGAAAAAGTCGTGGTGGTACCCGCCGGTTTCGACTGGAGCGACATCGGATCGTGGAGCGCGGTCGCCGCGCTGGTGCCGGCCGACACCGATAACAACCGAGCCAGCGGCGAGGCGATCTTCATCGACAGCCGCAACAACTTCGTACAAAGCGAAGGCCGGCTGGTGGCCGCCGTTGGTGTGCAAGACCTGATTGTCATCGACACCGCCGACGCCGTGCTGGTAGCCCACGCCGACCGTGCCCAGGATGTGCGGCGGGTGGCCAAGCAGCTCAAGGACAAATCCCACGAAGCCTATCGCCTGCATCGGACGGTCAGCCGTCCGTGGGGCACCTACACCGTGCTTGAGGAAGGCCCGCGCTTCAAGATCAAACGTATCGTGGTCAAACCCGGCGGCAAGCTGTCGTTGCAGATGCACCATCACCGCAATGAACACTGGGTGGTGGTCGAAGGCATGGCCAAAGTCACCAACAACGGCAGCGGCACGACCCTGGTGGCGAAGAATGAATCGACGTTCATCGCCGCCGGTCACAAGCACCGTCTGGAAAACCCCGGCGTGATCGACCTGGTGATCATCGAAGTGCAAAGTGGCGAATACCTGGGAGAGGACGACATCGTCCGCTTCGAAGACCAATACGGCAGGACGGTGTGA
- the gmd gene encoding GDP-mannose 4,6-dehydratase — translation MTKSALITGITGQDGAYLAKLLLDKGYKVHGLVARRSSDSRWRLREMGVEADIVYLDGDMADACSVQRAVIKSAPDEVYNLAAQSFVAASWDQPVTTGIVDGLGVTHLLEAIRQFSPHTRFYQASTSEMFGLIQAEQQDENTPFYPRSPYGVAKLYGHWITVNYRESFNLHASSGILFNHESPLRGIEFVTRKVTDAAARIKHGKQQELALGNIDAKRDWGFAGDYVEAMWLMLQQDKPDDFVVATGVTTTVREMCRIAFDHVGLNYRDYVKIDPAFFRPAEVEVLLGNPAKAQRVLGWKPKTDLDTLIRMMMDADMKRVAKE, via the coding sequence ATGACAAAAAGTGCATTGATCACCGGGATCACCGGCCAGGACGGGGCGTATCTGGCCAAGCTGCTGCTCGACAAGGGTTACAAGGTTCACGGCCTTGTCGCACGGCGCAGCAGCGATTCACGCTGGCGCCTGCGGGAGATGGGCGTCGAAGCGGACATCGTCTACCTGGATGGCGACATGGCCGATGCCTGCTCGGTGCAGCGCGCGGTGATCAAGTCGGCGCCGGACGAGGTGTATAACCTGGCGGCCCAGAGCTTCGTTGCCGCCTCCTGGGACCAACCGGTAACCACCGGCATCGTCGATGGCCTGGGCGTGACTCACCTGCTCGAAGCGATCCGTCAGTTCAGCCCGCACACGCGTTTCTATCAGGCGTCCACCAGCGAAATGTTCGGTCTGATCCAGGCCGAGCAACAGGACGAAAACACCCCGTTCTACCCGCGCAGCCCGTACGGCGTGGCCAAACTCTATGGCCACTGGATCACCGTCAACTACCGCGAAAGCTTCAACCTGCACGCCAGCAGCGGCATTTTGTTCAATCATGAATCGCCCCTGCGCGGCATCGAATTCGTGACCCGCAAGGTCACCGATGCCGCCGCCCGGATCAAACACGGCAAACAGCAGGAGCTGGCCCTGGGCAACATCGATGCCAAGCGCGACTGGGGCTTTGCCGGTGACTACGTCGAGGCCATGTGGCTGATGCTGCAACAGGACAAGCCCGACGATTTTGTGGTCGCCACCGGCGTCACCACCACCGTGCGCGAGATGTGCCGCATCGCCTTCGATCACGTCGGCCTCAACTATCGGGATTACGTGAAGATCGACCCGGCGTTTTTCCGCCCTGCGGAAGTCGAAGTGCTGCTCGGCAATCCGGCCAAGGCCCAGCGCGTGCTGGGCTGGAAACCGAAAACCGACCTCGACACCCTGATCCGCATGATGATGGATGCGGACATGAAACGCGTCGCCAAGGAGTAG
- a CDS encoding GDP-mannose 4,6-dehydratase — MKKSLFITGLSGFVGQHIQSRLQGEDASWQLLPVASAYDLTNPDSLIDLWPQLPDAVIHLAGQTFVPEAFRDPARTFDINLLGTLNLLQALKARGFKGTFVYVSSGDVYGQVEETALPITEQQPPCPRNPYAVSKLSAEFLSLQWGLSEGWPVLVARPFNHIGTGQKESFVIASAARQINRIRQGLQAPQLEVGDIDVTRDFLDVGDVVSAYFALLEKGTPGQVYNICSGHEQSIRSLIEQMADLAQVKLQLVQDPARMRRADQRRVCGSHQRLARTTGWTPQITTQQSLRAILSDWETRVRQE, encoded by the coding sequence TTGAAAAAAAGTCTGTTCATCACGGGCCTGAGTGGGTTCGTAGGACAACACATCCAGTCACGTCTGCAAGGGGAAGACGCGTCGTGGCAACTGCTGCCTGTCGCCTCTGCCTATGACCTGACAAACCCGGACAGCCTCATCGACCTGTGGCCGCAACTGCCCGATGCGGTGATTCATCTGGCCGGCCAGACCTTTGTCCCTGAAGCGTTCCGAGATCCGGCACGTACCTTCGACATCAACCTGCTCGGCACCCTGAACCTGTTGCAGGCCCTCAAGGCCCGCGGCTTCAAGGGCACGTTTGTGTATGTCAGCTCGGGCGATGTCTACGGCCAGGTCGAAGAAACCGCACTGCCGATCACCGAGCAACAACCACCCTGCCCGCGCAATCCTTATGCAGTCAGCAAGCTGTCGGCCGAGTTTCTCAGTCTGCAATGGGGGTTGAGCGAAGGCTGGCCGGTGCTGGTGGCGCGCCCGTTCAATCACATCGGCACCGGGCAGAAAGAAAGCTTCGTCATCGCCAGCGCCGCACGGCAGATCAACCGCATCAGGCAAGGGCTGCAAGCGCCGCAACTGGAAGTCGGTGACATCGATGTCACCCGCGATTTCCTCGACGTCGGCGATGTGGTCTCGGCCTATTTCGCGCTGCTGGAAAAAGGCACGCCGGGACAGGTCTACAACATTTGCTCGGGCCATGAGCAAAGCATCCGCAGCCTCATCGAACAGATGGCCGACCTGGCCCAGGTCAAGCTGCAACTGGTTCAGGATCCGGCACGCATGCGCCGCGCGGATCAGCGTCGCGTCTGCGGCAGCCACCAACGGCTGGCCCGGACCACAGGATGGACGCCGCAAATCACTACACAACAATCCCTGCGGGCGATCCTGTCCGACTGGGAGACGCGAGTACGACAAGAATGA
- a CDS encoding glycosyltransferase, giving the protein MNFILYSDVNDRSISQSLGRPEYSYYFVLKAYRPVLESLGRVHVVSTSAEVDPLYRQLLAAGESSVFLSFTPPQNTPTDLECPTICVIAWEFDSIPDESWDDDPRHDWTQMLARQGRVITLSSHTARAIRRAMGEDFPVLVLPTPLWENFSAIREQHVSAPINPGATLAIKGCIFDSRTLALSADDLLPKPLTAEQLAEIEALRPPPLTFKRRLVIARHYLRLWWLGAGEDRVKFLHHWYWEGVQDLLSDRIHAWLEKRLPAIAAAHAVAVAEPPPLDLPDTSSVVEVTVEGVIYVTVFNPRDGRKNWHHLVTAFCWAFRETPDATLVLKITQNDLASYYSELMTLLAQLTPFACRVLVMHGYLDDAQYARLYQAASFYVNASRCEGLCLPLMEFMSSGKPVIAPDHTAMEDYIDDTVAFVVRSSEELTIWPQDTRIIYRTLRYRPDWASLKSAYENSYRMAKAQPQEYARMSAAAVERMHDYCAFAPVQQRMADFFGLAPLTVDAAPVTDNASC; this is encoded by the coding sequence ATGAATTTCATTCTCTACTCGGACGTCAACGACCGCTCCATCAGCCAGAGTCTGGGGCGTCCCGAATACAGCTACTACTTCGTGCTCAAGGCCTATCGCCCGGTGCTGGAAAGCCTGGGGCGGGTGCATGTGGTGTCTACCAGCGCCGAGGTTGATCCACTCTATCGGCAACTGCTCGCCGCCGGTGAAAGCAGCGTTTTCCTGTCCTTCACGCCGCCACAAAATACCCCGACCGACCTTGAATGCCCGACGATCTGCGTGATTGCATGGGAATTCGATTCGATCCCCGATGAATCATGGGACGATGATCCGCGCCACGACTGGACGCAAATGCTCGCCCGACAGGGACGGGTCATTACGCTGTCGAGCCACACCGCCCGCGCGATTCGCCGCGCCATGGGCGAGGACTTTCCGGTACTCGTGCTGCCGACGCCCTTGTGGGAAAACTTCTCCGCCATTCGTGAGCAACATGTCAGTGCGCCGATCAATCCCGGCGCGACCCTGGCCATCAAGGGCTGCATTTTCGACAGTCGCACGCTGGCGTTATCTGCCGACGATCTGTTGCCCAAGCCCCTGACTGCCGAACAACTGGCCGAAATCGAGGCGCTACGCCCACCACCGCTGACGTTCAAACGCCGCCTGGTGATTGCCCGCCATTATCTGCGTCTGTGGTGGCTGGGGGCGGGTGAAGACCGGGTGAAGTTCCTGCATCACTGGTATTGGGAAGGTGTGCAGGATCTGCTCTCGGATCGCATACACGCCTGGCTCGAGAAACGCCTGCCGGCCATTGCCGCAGCGCATGCGGTGGCCGTAGCCGAGCCACCGCCGCTGGATCTGCCGGACACGTCCTCGGTGGTCGAGGTCACGGTAGAAGGCGTGATCTACGTGACCGTGTTCAACCCCAGGGACGGCCGCAAGAACTGGCATCATCTGGTTACCGCTTTCTGCTGGGCCTTTCGCGAAACGCCTGACGCGACGCTGGTGCTGAAGATCACCCAGAACGATCTGGCGTCCTACTACAGCGAACTGATGACCCTGCTCGCACAACTGACACCGTTCGCCTGCCGGGTGCTGGTGATGCACGGTTATCTGGACGATGCGCAATACGCGCGGCTGTACCAGGCCGCCAGTTTTTACGTCAACGCCTCACGCTGCGAAGGCCTGTGCCTGCCGTTGATGGAGTTCATGTCCAGCGGCAAGCCGGTGATCGCCCCGGATCACACGGCCATGGAAGACTACATCGACGACACCGTGGCCTTCGTCGTCCGATCCAGCGAAGAGCTGACGATCTGGCCCCAGGACACCCGCATCATCTACCGCACTTTGCGCTATCGGCCGGACTGGGCTTCGCTCAAAAGCGCCTATGAGAACAGCTACCGGATGGCCAAGGCGCAGCCGCAGGAGTACGCGCGGATGTCTGCCGCTGCTGTCGAGCGCATGCACGACTACTGCGCGTTTGCCCCAGTGCAGCAGCGCATGGCGGACTTTTTCGGCCTCGCGCCACTGACCGTCGATGCCGCCCCCGTGACGGACAACGCCTCATGCTGA